One Nitrospira sp. DNA window includes the following coding sequences:
- a CDS encoding Methylenetetrahydrofolate--tRNA-(uracil-5-)-methyltransferase TrmFO, translated as MREDIVIIGGGLAGSEAAWQAANRGAKVTLYEMRPKEMTKAHKTGDLAELVCSNSLGSADPLNAPGILKGEMRRLNSLIIRAAEQARVPAGSALAVDRGQFARAITQALEGHPNIRILREEVTEIPQDAVSIVATGPLTSEKLSKAISDLTHERHLYFFDAISPIIDADSINMDIVYRASRYGKGGDDYLNCPLDEAAYHALYEAMLAAEKVQPKEFEKIAYFESCIPIEVMAERGRETMQFGPLKPVGLEHPKTGLRPYAVVQLRTENVHGTCYNMVGFQTKLTYPEQRRVFRMIPGLEQAEFLRFGSLHRNTFINSPQLLRDTLQLKSRGTVFFAGQLVGVEGYTESAAMGGLAGINAARSLTGEPLVTPPPTSAHGCLMAHITKSDPAHFQPMNTNFGLFPPVPAKTRDKEQKRRLIQQRAVEDFDAWIVQSGLS; from the coding sequence ATGCGTGAAGACATTGTGATCATCGGCGGCGGCTTGGCTGGCTCGGAAGCGGCCTGGCAAGCGGCCAATCGTGGGGCCAAGGTGACCCTCTACGAAATGCGACCGAAAGAGATGACCAAGGCCCATAAGACCGGGGATTTGGCGGAATTAGTGTGCTCGAATTCCCTCGGGTCGGCCGACCCCCTCAACGCCCCCGGTATTTTGAAGGGTGAGATGCGCCGCTTGAATTCCCTGATCATTCGCGCGGCGGAGCAAGCGCGCGTGCCGGCCGGCTCGGCGTTGGCGGTGGATCGCGGGCAGTTCGCCCGTGCCATCACGCAGGCATTGGAAGGCCATCCCAATATTCGGATCCTTCGCGAAGAGGTGACGGAGATCCCGCAGGATGCCGTCAGCATCGTTGCGACAGGCCCCTTGACCTCCGAGAAGTTGTCGAAGGCCATCAGCGACCTGACGCACGAACGGCATCTGTATTTCTTTGACGCGATTTCTCCCATCATCGATGCCGATTCCATCAACATGGACATCGTCTATCGAGCCTCGCGGTACGGCAAGGGGGGCGATGACTACCTGAATTGTCCATTGGATGAAGCGGCCTATCATGCCTTGTACGAGGCGATGCTGGCGGCGGAGAAGGTTCAGCCGAAAGAATTTGAAAAGATCGCCTATTTCGAAAGTTGCATTCCGATCGAGGTCATGGCCGAGCGGGGTCGGGAGACCATGCAGTTCGGGCCGCTGAAGCCCGTTGGGTTGGAACATCCGAAGACAGGCCTGCGTCCCTATGCAGTGGTCCAATTGCGCACGGAGAATGTGCATGGGACCTGCTACAACATGGTCGGGTTCCAGACCAAGCTGACTTACCCGGAGCAGCGCCGGGTCTTTCGCATGATTCCGGGGTTGGAACAGGCCGAGTTCCTGCGATTCGGCAGCCTGCATCGCAATACGTTCATCAATTCGCCGCAACTCCTGCGCGACACGTTGCAACTCAAGTCTCGAGGGACCGTCTTCTTTGCGGGGCAATTGGTCGGTGTGGAAGGCTACACGGAATCCGCCGCCATGGGGGGGCTGGCCGGCATCAATGCCGCTCGAAGCCTGACCGGTGAGCCTCTCGTGACCCCGCCGCCGACCAGCGCCCATGGTTGTCTGATGGCGCATATCACCAAGAGCGATCCGGCGCACTTTCAGCCGATGAATACGAATTTCGGCCTGTTCCCACCGGTCCCGGCCAAGACGCGCGACAAGGAGCAGAAGCGGCGTCTCATCCAACAACGAGCCGTTGAGGATTTTGACGCATGGATCGTGCAATCCGGGCTTTCTTAG
- a CDS encoding Site-specific tyrosine recombinase XerC, translated as MDRAIRAFLEALAVQQGASPQTIRAYRSDLAQFQAFAQESLKHRGPLVPESVEPALIREFLAARDREGDKKPSLARKLACLRSFFRYLVRAGQLTVNPAEEVRAPKLPKHLPSVLTKEDAGALMEFPIGQGRGSLRDRAILETLYSTGARVSELVGMNCDDISRSEGVVLVRGKGGKERIVPLGSLALDAIDAYHAQVPNVADPSSHRLLGTTAVFRNSRGGRLTTRTIARIVAKYSRRLTGGTIHPHTLRHSFATHLLDGGADLRAIQEMLGHASLSTTQKYTHLATDQLLALYDRTHPRAVSAMEAKGVSKQKGST; from the coding sequence ATGGATCGTGCAATCCGGGCTTTCTTAGAAGCCTTGGCCGTTCAGCAGGGCGCCTCACCCCAAACGATTCGTGCCTATAGGTCAGACTTGGCGCAGTTCCAGGCCTTCGCCCAGGAGTCCCTGAAGCATCGCGGGCCGTTGGTTCCCGAATCGGTGGAGCCGGCGTTGATCCGTGAGTTCCTCGCCGCCCGCGATCGTGAGGGCGACAAGAAGCCTTCCTTGGCGAGGAAACTGGCCTGTCTGCGCAGCTTCTTCCGGTACCTGGTTCGCGCCGGTCAACTGACGGTCAACCCGGCGGAGGAGGTGCGGGCGCCGAAATTGCCCAAACATCTTCCCTCCGTCCTCACGAAGGAGGATGCCGGAGCCTTGATGGAATTTCCCATCGGTCAGGGGCGGGGCTCCTTGCGCGATCGGGCGATCCTGGAAACCCTCTATTCGACGGGGGCGCGGGTCAGCGAATTGGTCGGCATGAATTGCGACGACATCAGTCGCAGCGAAGGGGTCGTGCTGGTGCGAGGCAAGGGAGGCAAGGAACGCATCGTTCCACTCGGCAGCCTGGCCCTCGACGCCATTGACGCCTACCATGCGCAGGTTCCGAATGTGGCGGATCCTTCCTCTCATCGACTGTTAGGAACGACGGCCGTTTTCCGCAACAGCCGTGGCGGGCGATTGACCACCAGGACCATTGCGCGCATCGTGGCCAAATATTCCCGCCGGCTGACCGGCGGGACGATTCACCCCCATACCCTGCGCCATTCGTTCGCGACGCATCTGCTGGATGGAGGGGCCGACTTGCGGGCGATCCAGGAAATGTTGGGGCATGCCTCGCTCAGTACCACGCAAAAATACACCCACCTGGCGACGGACCAACTACTCGCACTGTACGACCGCACCCATCCCCGTGCAGTGAGCGCGATGGAGGCCAAGGGGGTTTCCAAGCAGAAGGGTTCGACATGA
- a CDS encoding ATP-dependent protease subunit HslV yields MKIRSTTVLCVRRGSQVTMGCDGQVTVGTTVMKHNAKKMRRMHGDAVLAGFAGATADAFTLFEKFEAKLAEYRGNLTRAAVELAKDWRTDRVLRRLEALLAVADLDHSFIISGTGDVVEPEDGILAIGSGGPYALAAARALLGHSELAAEHVVRESLTIAGGIDIYTNQQIVIESLSR; encoded by the coding sequence ATGAAAATTCGATCCACGACGGTGCTCTGTGTGAGGCGAGGCAGCCAGGTGACGATGGGCTGCGACGGGCAGGTCACGGTCGGCACCACGGTGATGAAGCACAACGCCAAGAAAATGCGGCGCATGCATGGAGATGCCGTGCTGGCAGGCTTTGCCGGGGCGACGGCAGACGCCTTCACCCTGTTCGAAAAGTTCGAGGCCAAGTTGGCGGAGTATCGCGGCAACCTGACCAGGGCCGCCGTGGAACTGGCGAAAGATTGGCGGACCGATCGCGTATTGCGGCGGCTGGAGGCGCTGTTGGCCGTCGCCGATCTCGACCACTCCTTCATTATTTCCGGAACGGGAGATGTAGTCGAGCCGGAAGACGGCATCCTGGCGATCGGATCCGGAGGCCCCTATGCATTGGCCGCCGCGCGGGCCTTGCTGGGACATTCCGAACTGGCCGCCGAGCACGTGGTCAGGGAATCGCTGACGATCGCCGGCGGGATCGACATTTATACCAACCAACAGATTGTCATCGAATCGCTCTCACGTTAG